A single region of the Methylocystis echinoides genome encodes:
- a CDS encoding ArsR/SmtB family transcription factor, with protein MESENALACLAALSQQTRLDAFRRLVRAGVAGVAAGELARRLGVPQNTLSAHLNVLSHAGLVTSARSGRNIVYRADLSRLNALLRFLVEDCCGGAGCAETAPALSICEPTP; from the coding sequence ATGGAATCGGAGAACGCCCTCGCCTGTCTTGCCGCGCTCTCGCAGCAGACGCGGCTCGACGCCTTCCGCCGGCTCGTGCGCGCCGGAGTGGCGGGCGTTGCGGCCGGCGAACTGGCGCGGCGCCTCGGCGTGCCACAGAACACGCTTTCCGCGCATCTCAATGTGCTGTCCCACGCCGGCCTCGTCACGAGCGCGCGAAGCGGCCGGAATATCGTCTACCGGGCCGATCTGTCGCGGCTGAACGCGTTGCTGCGGTTCCTAGTCGAGGATTGCTGCGGCGGCGCCGGCTGCGCCGAGACCGCCCCTGCCCTTTCCATCTGCGAGCCGACCCCATGA
- the arsB gene encoding ACR3 family arsenite efflux transporter, whose amino-acid sequence MSVFERYLTLWVALCIVAGVALGHFLPGVFHAIGALEIAKVNMPVAALIWMMIVPMLMKIDFAALKEVGRHWRGIGVTLFVNWAVKPFSMALLGWFFVGHLFRPWLPADQIDSYIAGLILLAAAPCTAMVFVWSSLTKGEPHFTLSQVALNDAIMIVAFAPIVGLLLGLSAITVPWDTLFLSVVLYIVVPVIVAQLARRRLLASGGDATLSRALAAIGPMSLLALLATLVLLFGFQGEQIIRQPAIIAMLAVPILIQVYFNSALAYALNRISGEAHCVAGPSALIGASNFFELAVAAAISLFGFDSGAALATVVGVLIEVPVMLSVCWIVNRSKDWYERGALRKTSIAPADLS is encoded by the coding sequence ATGTCAGTCTTCGAACGCTATCTGACGCTCTGGGTCGCGCTCTGCATCGTTGCGGGGGTTGCGCTGGGTCATTTCCTGCCGGGCGTGTTCCACGCCATTGGCGCGCTGGAAATCGCGAAGGTGAACATGCCTGTCGCGGCGCTGATCTGGATGATGATCGTGCCGATGCTGATGAAGATCGACTTCGCGGCGCTGAAGGAAGTCGGCCGCCACTGGCGCGGCATTGGCGTCACGCTTTTCGTCAACTGGGCGGTGAAGCCATTTTCGATGGCGCTGCTGGGCTGGTTTTTCGTGGGCCATCTGTTCCGGCCCTGGCTGCCGGCGGATCAGATCGATTCCTATATCGCGGGGCTGATCCTGCTCGCGGCGGCGCCCTGCACGGCGATGGTGTTCGTCTGGTCGAGCCTCACCAAAGGCGAGCCCCATTTCACCTTGAGTCAGGTGGCGCTCAACGACGCCATCATGATCGTGGCCTTCGCGCCGATCGTCGGCCTGCTGCTCGGCCTCTCCGCCATCACCGTGCCGTGGGACACGCTGTTCCTGTCGGTCGTGCTCTATATCGTCGTGCCGGTGATCGTGGCGCAGCTTGCGCGCCGCCGCCTGCTTGCGTCGGGCGGCGACGCGACGCTCTCGCGGGCTCTCGCCGCCATCGGCCCGATGTCGCTTCTCGCCCTGCTCGCGACGCTGGTGCTGCTGTTTGGCTTTCAGGGCGAACAGATCATCCGCCAGCCGGCGATCATCGCCATGCTGGCGGTTCCGATTCTCATTCAGGTCTATTTCAATTCCGCGCTCGCGTATGCGCTCAACCGGATTTCGGGAGAGGCGCATTGCGTCGCTGGCCCGTCCGCCCTGATCGGGGCCAGCAATTTCTTCGAGCTCGCGGTCGCTGCGGCGATCAGCCTGTTCGGCTTCGACTCGGGGGCGGCGCTCGCCACCGTCGTCGGCGTGCTCATCGAAGTTCCGGTCATGCTCAGCGTCTGCTGGATCGTGAACCGGAGCAAGGACTGGTACGAGCGCGGCGCGTTACGCAAGACTTCCATCGCGCCGGCCGACCTGTCCTGA
- a CDS encoding arsenate reductase ArsC, which yields MTEKTYNVLFLCTGNSARSILAEGILRRDGAGRFNAFSAGSQPKGAVNPHALTTLAAFGYPAEGFASKSWDAFSGPNAPQMDFVFTVCDNAAGEACPVWPGQPMTAHWGIEDPAAEEGSDIDRQRAFATAYRYMKNRIDQFLAIPLHRLDRLALGARLREIGDLEGATHPHAEAE from the coding sequence ATGACCGAAAAGACTTACAATGTGCTCTTCCTCTGCACCGGCAACAGTGCGCGCTCCATTCTGGCGGAAGGCATTTTGCGGCGCGACGGCGCGGGGCGCTTCAACGCTTTTTCGGCGGGCAGCCAGCCGAAAGGCGCGGTCAATCCCCACGCGCTGACGACGCTGGCGGCCTTCGGCTATCCGGCCGAGGGCTTCGCCTCGAAAAGCTGGGACGCCTTCTCCGGCCCGAACGCGCCGCAAATGGATTTCGTTTTCACCGTCTGCGACAATGCAGCCGGCGAAGCGTGCCCGGTCTGGCCGGGCCAGCCGATGACGGCGCATTGGGGCATTGAAGATCCCGCCGCGGAGGAAGGGTCGGATATCGACAGGCAGCGCGCCTTCGCCACGGCCTATCGTTATATGAAAAACCGCATCGACCAGTTTCTCGCCATTCCCCTGCACCGCCTCGACAGGCTCGCGCTGGGCGCGCGTCTGCGCGAGATCGGCGATCTGGAAGGCGCGACCCATCCCCACGCGGAGGCGGAGTAA
- a CDS encoding 5-formyltetrahydrofolate cyclo-ligase produces MTDPKTDLRRHALARRDLVTPQEAHDAAAAIARNGRALVAELTEKSGLTAPVVSVYWPIRSELNTRPLIEALTAQGFLVTLPVMHKVRHPLIFRDFTPGDDLVKGPYGLSEPAEDRTARDPDILFSPLAAFDRRGFRLGYGGGIYDATLSQLRAKKAIVAIGVAYACQEADHVPTEPHDQRLDYLMTERETIIPA; encoded by the coding sequence ATGACCGATCCGAAAACCGATCTGCGCCGGCATGCGCTGGCGCGGCGAGACCTCGTGACCCCCCAGGAAGCCCATGACGCCGCCGCCGCCATCGCCCGCAACGGCCGCGCGCTGGTTGCGGAACTGACGGAAAAGTCGGGTCTGACAGCGCCAGTCGTCTCGGTCTACTGGCCGATCCGCAGCGAACTGAACACCCGTCCGCTGATCGAGGCGCTGACGGCGCAGGGCTTCCTCGTGACCTTGCCCGTGATGCACAAGGTTCGGCATCCGCTCATCTTTCGCGATTTCACGCCGGGCGATGATCTGGTCAAGGGGCCCTATGGCCTGTCCGAGCCGGCCGAGGACAGGACGGCGCGCGATCCCGACATTCTGTTTTCCCCGCTCGCCGCATTCGACCGGCGCGGCTTCCGGCTCGGCTATGGCGGCGGCATCTACGACGCCACGCTCTCGCAGCTTCGGGCGAAGAAAGCCATCGTCGCCATCGGCGTGGCCTACGCCTGTCAGGAGGCGGATCATGTCCCCACCGAACCGCATGACCAGCGGCTGGACTATCTGATGACCGAGCGGGAGACGATCATCCCCGCGTAA
- a CDS encoding class I SAM-dependent methyltransferase: MSEARDYTLDSETLDNCDVEAAYARWAPIYDLTFSAIFKPGRRALVAAASKMDGPILDVGVGTGLELPMFEPHAQIYGVDLSEHMLRRAAQRVEREGLRHVHGLYKMDATRMGFADATFACVVAPYVLTVVPEPEAMLDELARVVRPGGEIILVNHISRKDDPFAILETWLDRHVAPRLGWRPQFPWSIIGDWVDQRSDMQLVERRLLPPFGLFTLTRIKRLPLDLRAEPEAAPVELEFA, encoded by the coding sequence ATGAGTGAAGCGAGAGATTACACCCTGGACTCGGAAACCCTCGACAATTGCGACGTCGAAGCGGCCTATGCGCGCTGGGCGCCGATTTACGACCTGACCTTCTCGGCCATTTTCAAGCCCGGCCGCCGCGCCCTGGTCGCAGCCGCCTCCAAGATGGATGGCCCGATTCTCGACGTCGGCGTCGGCACCGGGCTGGAACTGCCGATGTTCGAGCCGCACGCGCAGATCTACGGCGTCGATCTGTCGGAGCATATGCTGCGCCGCGCCGCCCAGCGCGTCGAGCGCGAGGGGCTGCGCCATGTTCACGGCCTCTACAAGATGGACGCGACGCGCATGGGCTTCGCCGACGCCACCTTCGCCTGCGTCGTCGCCCCCTATGTGCTGACGGTCGTGCCGGAACCCGAGGCCATGCTGGACGAACTGGCGCGCGTGGTGCGGCCGGGCGGCGAGATCATTCTCGTCAACCACATCAGCCGCAAGGACGACCCCTTCGCGATTCTGGAGACCTGGCTCGACCGGCACGTCGCCCCGCGCCTCGGCTGGCGCCCGCAGTTCCCCTGGTCGATCATCGGCGACTGGGTCGATCAGCGCAGCGACATGCAGCTCGTCGAGCGCCGCCTGCTCCCGCCCTTCGGCCTGTTTACCTTGACGCGCATCAAGCGCCTGCCGCTGGATCTGCGCGCCGAGCCGGAAGCGGCGCCGGTCGAGCTGGAATTCGCCTGA
- the cobT gene encoding nicotinate-nucleotide--dimethylbenzimidazole phosphoribosyltransferase, producing the protein MSADIKPFDEIRLLFARLPGPDAQSVAAVRARDAQLTKPPGALGRLEDIIEWLAAWQGVAEPAVARPLVAVYAANHGVVAQGVSAFPASVTAQMVENFRTGGAAINQICKAHDIGLKVYELALERPTKDFTQAPAMDEREAAATFAYGFEAIEGGIDLLAPGEMGIGNTTSAAAIYAALYGGPAARWTGRGTGVDDVGLARKNAAIDAALALHGPYLSDPLEILRRLGGREIAAMMGAITAARLNHVPVVLDGYVVCAAAALLHALTPDAVAHCVGGHVSAEGAHGDVLARLGKKPLLDLGMRLGEGSGAALAISLIRTALACHRDMATFESAGVSGKAR; encoded by the coding sequence ATGTCCGCCGACATCAAGCCCTTCGATGAAATCCGCCTGCTGTTCGCTCGCCTGCCGGGCCCGGACGCGCAAAGCGTCGCCGCCGTGCGGGCGCGAGACGCGCAGCTCACCAAGCCGCCGGGCGCGCTTGGCCGGCTCGAGGACATCATCGAATGGCTGGCTGCGTGGCAGGGCGTCGCGGAACCGGCCGTCGCGCGGCCGCTGGTGGCGGTTTACGCGGCCAATCACGGCGTCGTGGCGCAGGGCGTCTCGGCCTTTCCGGCGAGCGTCACCGCCCAGATGGTGGAAAACTTCAGGACCGGCGGCGCGGCGATCAACCAGATCTGCAAGGCGCATGACATCGGCCTGAAGGTCTATGAGCTGGCGCTGGAGCGCCCGACGAAGGATTTCACCCAGGCGCCGGCCATGGATGAGCGCGAGGCGGCGGCGACCTTCGCCTATGGCTTCGAGGCCATCGAGGGCGGGATCGACCTGCTTGCGCCCGGCGAAATGGGCATCGGCAACACGACAAGCGCGGCCGCCATCTATGCGGCGCTCTATGGCGGGCCGGCGGCGCGCTGGACCGGGCGCGGCACGGGCGTCGACGATGTGGGCCTCGCCCGCAAGAACGCCGCCATCGACGCGGCGCTCGCCCTGCATGGGCCATATCTCTCTGACCCTCTGGAGATCCTGCGCCGCCTCGGCGGGCGCGAGATCGCGGCGATGATGGGCGCGATCACGGCGGCGCGGCTCAATCACGTGCCGGTCGTGCTCGACGGCTATGTCGTCTGCGCGGCGGCGGCGCTGCTGCACGCGCTTACGCCCGACGCCGTCGCCCATTGCGTCGGGGGCCATGTGTCGGCCGAGGGCGCACATGGGGACGTGCTGGCGCGGCTCGGCAAGAAGCCGCTGCTCGATCTCGGCATGCGGCTCGGCGAGGGGTCGGGCGCCGCGCTCGCCATCTCCCTCATCCGGACCGCGCTCGCCTGCCACCGCGACATGGCGACGTTCGAAAGCGCGGGCGTCAGCGGCAAGGCCCGCTGA
- the tpiA gene encoding triose-phosphate isomerase, translated as MTPRRPLVAGNWKMNGLLASLAEIAAMGGVYDAPLRARLELVVCPPATLIGMAVDIATQASIGLGGQDCHTAPAGAHTGDISAEMLKDIGAAYVIVGHSERRAGHGETDALVQEKAAAALRAGLTPIICVGETRAERDAGDALTVVGAQIAGSLPADAPGSIVVAYEPVWAIGTGLTPTVADVAQMHAFARERVEARLGGGKSASVRILYGGSVKPSNARDLLSVANVDGALVGGASLAAKDFMAIADAYRG; from the coding sequence ATGACCCCCCGCCGCCCGCTCGTCGCCGGAAACTGGAAAATGAACGGGCTGCTCGCGTCTCTCGCCGAGATTGCGGCGATGGGCGGCGTCTATGACGCCCCGCTGCGGGCGCGGCTCGAGCTGGTGGTCTGCCCGCCCGCGACGCTGATCGGCATGGCCGTGGACATCGCCACCCAGGCGAGCATCGGGCTCGGCGGGCAGGACTGCCACACCGCGCCGGCCGGCGCCCATACGGGCGATATTTCCGCCGAAATGCTCAAGGACATCGGCGCGGCCTATGTCATCGTCGGCCACAGCGAACGGCGCGCCGGGCACGGCGAGACGGACGCGCTGGTGCAGGAAAAGGCGGCCGCGGCGCTGCGGGCGGGGCTGACGCCCATCATCTGCGTCGGGGAGACCCGCGCCGAGCGCGACGCCGGCGACGCCCTGACCGTCGTCGGCGCGCAGATCGCGGGCTCGCTCCCGGCCGACGCGCCGGGCTCCATCGTGGTCGCCTATGAGCCGGTCTGGGCCATCGGCACGGGGTTGACGCCCACGGTCGCGGATGTGGCGCAGATGCACGCCTTTGCGCGCGAGCGGGTCGAGGCGCGGCTCGGGGGCGGCAAAAGCGCCAGCGTGCGCATTCTCTACGGCGGCTCGGTGAAGCCGTCCAACGCCCGCGACCTGCTGTCCGTGGCCAATGTCGATGGCGCGCTGGTCGGCGGGGCAAGCCTCGCGGCGAAGGATTTCATGGCCATCGCCGACGCCTATCGAGGCTAG
- the ppk2 gene encoding polyphosphate kinase 2, whose translation MDDENGITASAVEALEKFGAQAGAASEAKAPEKEATGKVAPPPREDVRRLRADSEAIRHAFESGEFPYRTRLSNKVYLEHMAALQVELLKAQNWVKETGQRIVMIFEGRDAAGKGGTIKRFMEHLNPRGARVVALEKPSERERTQWYFQRYIEHLPAAGEIVFFDRSWYNRAGVERVMNFCTPNEYLDFMRQCPDLERMFVNSGVLLYKYWFSVTREEQMRRFKERQTDPLKQWKLSPIDRASMDKWDDYTEAKEAMFFFTDTADSPWIVIKSDDKKRARLNCMQHFLSSLDYPNKDHSVVRGPDPLIVGASAHVIGRSEHIVGRSLTLDLDKKARKRAKTA comes from the coding sequence ATGGACGACGAGAACGGAATCACGGCCAGCGCGGTCGAGGCGCTGGAAAAGTTCGGGGCGCAGGCCGGCGCGGCGAGCGAGGCCAAGGCGCCGGAGAAGGAAGCGACCGGCAAGGTCGCGCCGCCGCCGCGCGAGGACGTGCGGCGTCTGCGGGCGGATTCGGAAGCGATCCGCCACGCGTTCGAGAGCGGCGAGTTCCCTTATCGGACCCGGCTCTCCAACAAGGTCTATCTCGAGCATATGGCCGCGCTTCAGGTCGAGCTGCTCAAGGCCCAGAACTGGGTCAAGGAGACGGGCCAGCGCATCGTGATGATCTTCGAGGGCCGCGACGCGGCCGGGAAGGGCGGCACGATCAAGCGCTTCATGGAGCATCTCAACCCGCGCGGCGCCCGCGTCGTGGCGCTGGAGAAGCCTTCCGAGCGCGAACGCACGCAATGGTATTTCCAGCGCTACATCGAGCATCTGCCGGCAGCGGGGGAAATCGTCTTCTTCGACCGCAGCTGGTACAATCGCGCCGGCGTCGAACGCGTGATGAATTTCTGCACGCCCAACGAATATCTCGATTTCATGCGCCAGTGTCCCGATCTCGAGCGCATGTTCGTCAATTCGGGCGTGCTGCTCTACAAATACTGGTTCTCGGTGACGCGCGAGGAGCAGATGCGCCGCTTCAAGGAGCGCCAGACCGATCCGCTCAAACAGTGGAAGCTGTCGCCCATCGACCGCGCCTCGATGGACAAATGGGACGATTACACCGAGGCGAAGGAGGCGATGTTCTTCTTCACCGACACGGCGGATTCGCCCTGGATCGTCATCAAGTCGGACGACAAGAAGCGCGCGCGCCTCAACTGCATGCAGCACTTCCTCTCCAGCCTCGATTATCCCAACAAGGACCACAGCGTCGTCCGCGGCCCCGATCCGCTGATCGTCGGCGCGAGCGCCCATGTGATCGGCCGCAGCGAGCATATTGTCGGGAGATCGCTGACGCTGGACCTCGACAAGAAGGCGCGCAAGCGGGCGAAGACCGCCTGA
- a CDS encoding LysM peptidoglycan-binding domain-containing protein, with protein MNPELLSANLSLVFMAAAGAALLANVIRLTRGERLLPMVDATAAAGLLYLFGTSAFSWGFLPREALFAAYAAIFSLLAATAILRRTGQRDAGAPLGAALIQQAALAYIFSPDGHWKQALSALLAIYFFIAAVNWLRGSEPEIPARDDPRPPLFPPKRIRGLREFAGAGLAAALVYVFAMGAGRPPVPPSPEPAAQEETAPEATAPEQAAEVDEAAKVEEAPAPAKTYKSAAGETLKSIARKLYGKGDKWRALAAANPGLKPGAKLKAGQVINLPNMDKSP; from the coding sequence ATGAACCCCGAGCTTCTGTCCGCAAATCTCTCGCTTGTCTTCATGGCGGCGGCCGGCGCCGCGCTGCTGGCGAATGTCATCCGGCTGACGCGGGGCGAACGCCTCCTGCCCATGGTCGACGCCACAGCGGCGGCGGGACTGCTCTATCTCTTCGGAACCAGCGCCTTCAGCTGGGGCTTCCTGCCCCGCGAGGCGCTCTTCGCCGCTTATGCGGCGATTTTCTCGCTTCTGGCGGCGACGGCGATTCTGCGCCGGACGGGTCAGCGGGACGCGGGCGCCCCGCTGGGCGCGGCGCTGATCCAGCAGGCCGCGCTGGCTTACATTTTCTCGCCGGACGGGCATTGGAAACAGGCGCTCTCCGCGCTTCTTGCGATCTATTTTTTCATCGCGGCGGTGAACTGGCTCAGGGGAAGCGAGCCGGAGATTCCCGCGCGGGATGATCCCCGGCCGCCGCTCTTTCCGCCCAAGCGCATCCGCGGACTGAGAGAATTCGCCGGCGCCGGGCTCGCGGCGGCGCTTGTCTATGTCTTTGCGATGGGAGCGGGCAGGCCGCCGGTCCCGCCTTCCCCGGAGCCGGCCGCGCAGGAGGAGACCGCCCCCGAAGCCACGGCGCCCGAGCAGGCGGCGGAGGTCGATGAGGCGGCGAAGGTCGAAGAGGCTCCGGCGCCGGCAAAAACCTACAAGTCGGCGGCGGGCGAGACGCTCAAATCCATTGCGCGCAAGCTCTATGGCAAGGGTGACAAATGGCGGGCGCTGGCCGCCGCCAATCCCGGCTTGAAGCCGGGTGCAAAGCTCAAGGCGGGTCAGGTGATCAACCTGCCAAATATGGACAAATCGCCCTGA
- the ndk gene encoding nucleoside-diphosphate kinase, which produces MAIERTFSIIKPDATKRNLTGAVNAIIEGAGLRIVAQKRIRMTREQAETFYAVHKERPFFGELVDFMISEPVVVQVLQGENAIARYREVMGATNPANAAPGTIRKEHALSVGENSVHGSDAPETAAIEIAQFFAGNEIVG; this is translated from the coding sequence ATGGCGATCGAACGCACTTTTTCCATCATCAAGCCCGACGCGACCAAGCGCAACCTCACCGGCGCGGTCAACGCCATCATCGAGGGCGCCGGCCTGCGCATTGTCGCGCAGAAGCGCATCCGCATGACCCGCGAGCAGGCCGAGACCTTCTATGCGGTGCATAAGGAGCGCCCCTTCTTCGGCGAGCTGGTCGATTTCATGATTTCCGAGCCGGTCGTCGTGCAGGTGCTTCAGGGCGAGAACGCCATTGCGCGTTATCGCGAGGTCATGGGCGCCACCAATCCGGCCAACGCCGCGCCGGGCACGATCCGCAAGGAGCATGCGCTGTCGGTTGGCGAGAATTCGGTCCACGGCTCCGACGCCCCCGAGACCGCCGCGATCGAAATCGCGCAGTTCTTCGCCGGCAACGAGATCGTCGGCTAA
- a CDS encoding ribose-phosphate pyrophosphokinase gives MKLLAGNSNRALAEAIAAHLNIPLCRAHVRRFADQEIWVEVLENVRGQDTFVIQSTSFPANDHMMELLIMTDALRRASARRITAVIPYFGYARQDRKQGPRTPISAKLVANLITRAGADRVLTVDLHAGQVQGFFDIPTDNLFAAPVMVSDIKAHRQLKNAMVVSPDVGGVVRARALAKRIDAPLAIVDKRRERAGESEVMNIIGDVRGHNCILVDDIIDSGGTLCNAAEALLAAGAESVHAYITHGVLSGAAVDRIVASKLKELVITDTIRETEAVKAAPNIRVIPIGPLIGEAIARTAREESVSSLFD, from the coding sequence ATGAAACTTCTGGCGGGCAACTCGAACCGGGCGCTCGCGGAGGCGATTGCCGCGCATCTCAATATTCCGCTCTGCCGCGCTCATGTGCGCCGCTTCGCCGATCAGGAAATCTGGGTCGAGGTTCTCGAAAACGTCCGCGGGCAGGACACTTTCGTGATCCAGTCGACCTCCTTCCCGGCCAATGACCACATGATGGAGCTGCTCATCATGACCGACGCGCTGCGCCGCGCGTCGGCCCGCCGCATCACGGCGGTGATTCCCTATTTCGGCTACGCCCGGCAGGACCGCAAACAGGGGCCGCGCACGCCCATCTCGGCCAAGCTCGTGGCCAATCTCATCACCCGCGCCGGCGCCGACCGCGTCCTCACTGTCGACCTTCACGCCGGCCAGGTGCAGGGTTTCTTCGATATCCCGACCGACAATCTCTTCGCCGCGCCGGTGATGGTCTCCGACATCAAGGCGCATCGCCAGCTCAAGAACGCCATGGTCGTATCGCCGGACGTGGGCGGCGTGGTGCGCGCCCGCGCCCTGGCCAAGCGCATCGACGCCCCGCTGGCCATTGTCGACAAGCGCCGCGAGCGCGCCGGCGAATCGGAAGTGATGAACATCATCGGCGACGTGCGCGGCCACAACTGCATCCTTGTCGATGACATCATCGATTCCGGCGGCACGCTGTGCAACGCCGCCGAGGCGCTGCTCGCCGCCGGGGCCGAGTCGGTGCACGCCTACATCACCCACGGCGTGCTCTCCGGCGCGGCCGTCGACCGCATCGTCGCCTCCAAGCTCAAGGAGCTGGTGATTACAGACACCATCCGCGAGACCGAGGCGGTGAAGGCCGCCCCCAACATCCGCGTGATCCCGATCGGCCCGCTGATTGGCGAAGCCATCGCCCGCACCGCGCGCGAAGAGAGCGTGTCGAGCCTGTTCGACTGA
- the mnmA gene encoding tRNA 2-thiouridine(34) synthase MnmA produces MTFCSLASDALPTLPALPGETRVVVAMSGGVDSSVVAALLKEQGYDVVGVTLQLYDHGEATHRKGACCAGQDIQDARAVAARLGIPHFVLDYERQFREKVIDEFAASYASGETPIPCIACNQFIKFADLFQTAKDLGAHVLATGHYISSRDDGQGGRALYRARDASRDQSYFLFATTREQLKMLRFPLGDVTKAEVRDMARRFSLEVADKPDSQDICFVPSGRYTDVVQRLAPESVVPGEIVHVDGRVLGRHSGVVHYTVGQRRGLGLGAALSGRDAQPLYVVRIDAARAQVVVGPREALETRAVALRDVNWIGPGEFCQLPPQGIDIMARVRSTRPPVPARLIASGSKGATVVFAAGEFGVSPGQACVFYDRADDAARVLGGGFIAAVEPATRSISVMAPTPRAVTARGAPR; encoded by the coding sequence ATGACGTTCTGCTCACTCGCTTCGGACGCGTTGCCGACCCTTCCGGCGTTGCCGGGGGAGACGCGCGTCGTCGTGGCCATGTCCGGCGGGGTGGATTCGAGCGTCGTCGCCGCTTTGCTCAAGGAGCAGGGATACGACGTCGTCGGCGTCACGCTCCAGCTTTACGACCATGGCGAGGCGACGCACCGCAAGGGCGCCTGCTGCGCCGGGCAGGACATTCAGGACGCGCGCGCCGTCGCGGCGCGGCTCGGCATTCCACATTTCGTCCTCGATTACGAACGCCAGTTCCGGGAAAAGGTGATCGACGAATTCGCCGCCTCCTATGCGAGCGGCGAGACGCCGATTCCCTGCATCGCCTGCAACCAGTTCATCAAATTCGCCGATCTCTTCCAGACGGCGAAGGATCTCGGCGCGCATGTGCTCGCCACCGGCCATTACATCTCCTCGCGCGACGACGGTCAGGGCGGCCGCGCCCTCTATCGCGCCAGGGACGCCTCCCGCGATCAGAGCTATTTTCTCTTCGCTACCACGCGCGAGCAGTTGAAAATGCTGCGCTTTCCGCTCGGCGACGTCACCAAGGCGGAAGTCCGCGACATGGCGCGGCGCTTCTCGCTCGAGGTCGCGGACAAGCCGGACAGCCAGGACATCTGCTTCGTGCCGAGCGGCCGCTACACCGACGTCGTGCAGCGGCTGGCGCCGGAATCGGTGGTGCCGGGCGAGATCGTGCATGTCGACGGCCGGGTGCTCGGCCGCCATTCCGGGGTGGTGCATTACACCGTCGGCCAGCGGCGCGGGCTCGGCCTCGGCGCCGCGCTCTCGGGCCGCGACGCCCAGCCGCTCTATGTCGTCCGCATCGACGCGGCGCGCGCCCAGGTCGTGGTCGGTCCGCGCGAGGCGCTGGAAACGCGCGCCGTCGCGCTGCGCGATGTGAACTGGATCGGGCCCGGCGAGTTCTGCCAGTTGCCGCCGCAGGGAATCGACATCATGGCCCGCGTCCGCTCGACAAGACCGCCTGTCCCCGCGCGCCTGATCGCGAGCGGGAGCAAGGGGGCGACTGTCGTCTTCGCCGCGGGCGAATTTGGCGTGTCGCCCGGTCAGGCCTGTGTTTTCTATGATCGCGCCGATGACGCCGCCCGGGTTCTGGGCGGCGGCTTCATCGCCGCGGTCGAACCTGCAACAAGAAGCATTTCAGTGATGGCGCCGACGCCGCGCGCCGTAACCGCGCGAGGGGCGCCCAGATGA